The sequence tgcttaatGCTGTAAcaatattgtagctgagataggctccagcgccccccgcgaccccaatgggaataagcggtagaaaatggatggatggaatattgattttgatttattataataatttaaaaaaaatcaaattaaaattctcagggatccacaaGGCCCCCAGTACTAAAAGTTTTaagaataagtcatacattatttatttttttaactttcaatgcttaaatctccagATAAACTTCATATCCTTCcgtcgattatacatttttattattattattattatttgtttttgtttgtttcttttatgccctttttgtcaaagtaaacttagttttttatggtaaacacacaaaatacccaATATATTCCccctcaaaaatatttttaattggactatttgatgtgaagtaattgaagctatGAATAGGTAAATATTTCAGAacaacatcagaatcagaatcagaatcagctttattgtcattacgcaaggtaacgagattgaggccattccatacagtgcgatgtgtgcatgctagaaaaacaatgtgcaaatatataaaaatataaaaaatgtagaagtgcaatgaatatggtgtgaaatgaatatatacatgaaaaaaaaacaaaaaaaaacagggtggttggtggaatgggttattgcaccgaagagaaggcagttatgagggacaatggggcagtccgttcaggatggttatggccctggggaagaagctgttctttagcctgtttgttttggttttaatgcacctgtagcgcttcccagagggcagcaggtggaacaggtcagagccagggtgggtgctgtccttgatgatggcactggctctgttgaggcagcgggaggtgtagatgtccgtcagagaggggagagggcggccgatgatcttctgagccgtcttgaccactctttgcagcctctccctgccTGCTGCAGTGTTCAGAACAACATTgggtttgattcaatattattttttgagcaatgaccgcttcagagaaaaaaacagcctgcattgcAGCTTTCTGTTAttcgagtcaacattgcaactttttctgaaTACTTTtcatctgtttgttttttttattcctctTTTTTTATTTGTCTTCATGTAATGGTCTTTTGAAAATGTGCTGCGGGCCACACTTTGTACACCCATGGCTTAAACTATAGATTTTCACTATTTGATCCTGAAAAGTGTTTGTGTCTAAATGACATTCTTCTTCTCCCTGCAGGGAGTTCCTGTTTTTCGTGGGCTCGGAAAAAGTCAGATCCACAAATTTAAACTGCGAAGTAATGGCGACAGTCAAACATGACCGGTCAGAACCCGTAGTGGATGTTACTTACGGTAAGTATCATCATCGCTACGTTAGCATTGAAAACTGTAATGTtaaaatactgtggaattttttcATCTCATTGTACATGCGTATTTTGACAATAAAAGACATTCTAGTCTAATTCAGGGTTTTTGCATGTGGCTTTTGcttagtcaaataaaggtcacaTGTCATCTTTAAATGCATAACtaattttaagttatttttttgtagttcttttttacctttttaactTGCTCAAAGTtgcatttttcaaactaaaatataataatggattagattttatatcgcgcttttctattattagatactcaaagcgctcacagagaagtgggaaccaatCATTCAATATACAACAAGAACACCACTATCAGATGTATCATTAGTGTTTTAAGATAGCaggtttaataaataaatacatgtctaTTTGTTACAATTAGAAGTATAAAATGGATGCAGTGGCCGCCGTgtacattaggggtgtcaaacttaatttagctcaggggccgcatggaggaaaatattcCCAAATGAGTCGgtcgggtaaaatcatggcataataacttaaaaatacaacgacgacaacttcagatggttttctttgttttacttcggtccgaaatagaacaagcacattctgaaaatgtacatttcACAAATGattctcttgacaaaacacttcaagttagttgaaaattctgaggaaaaaattggtgcagtttcaaaaacaccatgaagaacacaatgaacttagacttaaatgtcagtgtatctacaaagcaatcaacttaaaggcctactgaaatgcgattttcttattcaaacggggatagcaggtccattctatgtgtcatacttgatcattttgcgatattgacatatttttactgaaaggatttagtagagaacatcaacgataaagttcgcaacttttggtcgctgataaaaaagccttgcctgtaccggaagtagcagacgagtagcgtgacgtcacaggttgtggagctcctcacatctgcacattgtttacaatcatggccaccagcagcgagagcgattcggaccgagaaagcgacgatttccccattaatttgagcgaggatgaaagattcgtggatgaggaaagtgagagtgaaggactagagggcagtgggagcgattcagatagggaagatgctgtgagaggcgggtgggacctgatattcagctgggaatgactgaaacagtaaataaacacaagacatatatatactctattaaccacaacacaaccaggcttatatttaatatgccacaaattaatcccgcataacaaacacctcccccctcccgtccatataacctgccaatacaactcaaacacctgcacaacacactcaatcccacagcccaaagtaccgttcacctccccaaagttcatacagcacatgtatttccccaaagtttcgtaagtgacatgcacatagcggcacgcacgtacgggcaaccgatcaaatgtttggaagccgcagatgCATGCGTACTCattgtaccgcgtctgcgcatccaactgaaagtcctcctggtaagagtctctgctgtcccagttctccacaggccaatggtaaagcttgactgtcatcttccgggaatgtaaacaattaaacaccagctgtgttatctggcacaccagtcaagggatgcattctacggcgggggtgcgttatccggcacaacacctgccgcaatacaccgcttcccacctacagctttcttctttgctgtctccattgttcattgaacaaattgcaaaagattcaccaacacagatctccataatactgtggaattttgcgatgaaaacagacgacttaatagctggccaccatgctgtcccaaaatgtcctttacaatccgtgacgtcacgcgctgatgtcatcataccgagacgttttcagcaggaaattttgcgcgaaatttaaaattgcactttagtaaactaacccggtcgtattggcatgtgttgcaatgttaagatttcatcattgatatataaactatcagactgcgtggtcggtagtagtgggtttcagtcggcctttaaagTCACAGCCCATGTAAGatgaaataaaacataaataaaaactcttctatgtATGAACTACCCCATTTGTAATTTCCACATCATAATCCTGTGCTacctcaacaaaccatacaaactgaggaaGAAACTATTTATTTGCCAAACATAATTACTatagtgacatccagtggacagatttagaactgcagtttccttaatttaaaaatgcagctcaattttacacttcgCAAACTGGTCTCGCAGGCCGCGTTGAACCTGTTCacggccgcatgtttgacatccttGGTGTAAGGTTTAAATAGATGAGCGAGACATTCAATCACTCCAAACAGCGCCACCTTGTGCCGTGGTGTTCTATTATTCTGTGCATGTGCTAACCTGAATGTTTGCATAGGAAGAGGGCGGGACACAATGATCAAACGCGAGCGCCCTTATAGCATTACCTAAGCGTGCATATGTCAAAAAttcaataaacaaatatttttttcaaaagtattgCATAACCGTGACATACAGaacttaaaattgtttttaaatatagtttttttttctgttttctcagttttttgttaaaacttttttttgttttcagatttgtttttttttaccgttttactttattttttacatttaaatttatGGTCACCCtcatttattgctgttaattggttctggacatccatccatttttctaccgctcgtccctttcggggttgctggagcctatctcagcatgaCCGCAATAAATGAATTCCCGCTGAGTAGTAATCATAAATCAAATATTAGCGCATACAAAACCTGTTTACTACCTTCTATACACATTTTTCAATATTATAAAAGTCCTCTAGAAATTAGATAACACCCTTTTGTCACCCTTTAACTCTCTTAATCCAATCTAGTAACGCTTCACGagcctgagccaatcagtggccaccatTCTGAACAGTGTGCTCTGATTTGCCCtcatggccaatactactgtagtattgatatttttgtagTTTATTAGGTCGTTTTAACGCTTTAATTGCTtaatttaggacccgaaacttgtagaatatgcttgaaaAAAATATTCGAAAGGTAGGATGACCGTATTTGATGTTTACCTGATTAAGATGCCTGTTTTGGATTTtctctttttaaaattttaaaaacatcttcaaatttattttcttttttttttgtttttttacattttcagatatatatttatgaatacattttttaaaatgatttacaTCTAAAATTTTTaatcaatattttatttttttgtttgtctgcATTGCTGTAGACCTATCCCTAAAATAGTCACTTGATATCAAAGAGTGTTTTATTGAGTTAATGTGTTGCAgcgcttaacttctttttacacctaAATTAGTGATGCATGTTAAGAAGGAGGTTTGAAGTgtaattacagttatttttacacttgtatgtccATTTAATAATGGTAAAATAACACTTGTTTCCTGGATGGTTAATAAAGTTCCATAATACGTTGACGTTGGAACAGACTAATTCAGTGTCCATTAATTGTATGGGAGGAATTGTGCTGGAACCTGGAAAAACCCAGCGTCCCTGAACATCCCGTGACTTGCACTAGTAATTGTATGACCAAACATAAACATGAATGTCTGCCAAAGGTGAGCGCCGCTATTGTTGCGCTTCTTGACTTTTACTCCCACTTCACTTTGGTCCTCGTTAAGACGTCAGCCATTGTTTTCTTGTGGTTTTCCTCAGTGGACGGAGAGAGGCTGGTGATGAAGGGCGCCAACCTGACCAGCGGCGAGATGCTGGACGCTTTCCAGGCCCGCTGCGCGGCCAAGGACCCCCAGGCCAAAACGGCAGCCAAATAATGATCGCAAATATGCAAACTATGCAGAATCGACTTGTGTATATAACTGATTATTTATgataaaacatcatttttttaaatgataattgATGTATTTCCTTCTTGCATAATGCATATAACTTCATTCCAGTAGTTTGAGGATATTTTGTAAACTGTGACCTTTAACACAACTTATTGCATCGTACAAAGAAAGTGGAACGCCTTTCACCCAGAATTCTGTAAAAAATGATGATGACTTAATATTTTGTCTGTCTGGTCCAAACATTGCATCATgactagatatgtccgataatatcggccggccgacaaatgctttaaaatgtaatatcggaaattatcggtatcggttttttaattatcagtatcgtttttgtttttttattaattcaacataaaaaacacaagatacacttacaattagtgcaccaacccaaaaaaacctccctcccccatttacactcattcgcacaaaagggttgtttccttctcttATTaacattctggttcctacattatatatcaatatatatcaatacagtctgcaagggatacagtccgtaagcacacatgattgtgcgtgctgctggtccactaatagtactaacctttaacagttaattttactcattttcattaattactagtttgtatgtaactgtttttatattgttttactttcttttttattcaagaaatttttttttgattgatttattttattttattaatccttttaaaaaggaccttatcttcaccatacctggttgtccaaattaggcataataatgtgttaattccacgacggtatatatcggtatcggtaattaaagagttggacaatatcggatatcggcaaaaagccattatcggatatccctaatCATGACAGTAAACCTCAAATGTACTGACTGGACATAAGTAAATATCACAAAATCAGCTACAAACCAGCCAAATATTAAAGCAACCATTGTTTCGACTCCATAAAGAAATATATAATTATGCTAAATCAACTCTTTTAGTCTTAATACTCACGATTTTTAGAGGAAGTGGCAAAAGATGCTCGTGCAAACTGAGAGAAAAGGGGCGGGGTTTAGCATAGCCATAAAGAGTCCTGATTGGCTAATGGCTCTTTATAAAAACAAAGCGCCACTCTGCTTGTGTCATTAGACTTTCTTTGCACATTAAAGGGGAATATCAGCGGGAAAAAAACTGCAAACATGGTTGAGAAATTTGTCGGGACGTGGAGGATGGTCTCCAGCGAGAGCTTTGACGACTACATGAAAGCAATCGGTGGGTTTTCCTCTCAGACGCGCTCAACATGCATCCTTGACTGTGGATGGAACTCCATTGAAAAATGTCGTCATCGGCACACTCGCACCCAATTTTCTCCACCTTGTCGCCATGTCACCGAATGTTTCTTTTCTTCTGTCGCTGCCCAGGTGTTGGTTTCGCCATCCGGCAGGTGGGGAATCGAACCAAGCCCAATTTGAGCGTGACTGTGGACGACAAGGGCAACGTCATCCTGAAGACGCAGAGCGCCTTCAAGACGTCCGAGATCAAGTTCAAGCTGAACGAACCTTTTGACGAGACCACCGCGGATGACAGGAAGACCAAGGTTCGAACCCGCATCCTTTGTAGGCACTATTAATCCACTCATGTGTGTCTTCCCTGCTGCAGACCGTGTTCAGCTTGGAAAATGGCAAACTTGTGCAGAAACAAAGCTGGGATGGAAAGGAGACGAGTATCGAGAGGGAAATAACGGATGGCAAATTAATAGCGGTGAGATTTCACATCAAAATCAAATATtagcttcttttaaaaaaaaattaaaaaattttttatggaCGTTTGTATAAGGTGCAGTTTGCAAAACACTTTCTGGCAATGTTTTATTATACCAGTGTTCgtttaaaatgatgaaaaaagcTCTAAATGCTACGTGTtcatatttatgacattttatGTTGCAATTTAAATTAGCAATATGtacaaattaaaaaacatataCCCAATGATGGGTAGAGAAACAAATGTATTAGGTCCTTTTTTGTACCTTTTTCTAATGATAAAAAAagtaacttattttttatttcgaatattattttctttttttatataattttactagttttccaatttttaaaacataattataaaatgtatttttaaaaaaaacaaattttatgtaattttatttgatttaatgtaattagtgaaaacattttaaagtaaaaGTCAAAATTAAAAACCATATACCCAGTGATGGGTAgagaaaaaatataaaacaaaacaattaggTCCTTTTTTTGTATCTTTTTCTAATGATAAAAAAGtagcttatttttattttgaatattatTTTCCCTTTTGTATAATTTTACTAGTTTTTCCAATTTTTAAAACATACTTAtaaactgtatttaaaaaaaacaatattttatgtaATTTAATTAGATTTAATGTAATTAATGAAATTATTGTAATTAAAATTGTATTAGATAAATTCATTTGTATATTTAGAAACATCGAAAATATTATCCTCATTACACATATTTCTtattaagatttattttttttaaatgaatttttttaaagcaacaaaaTTTGATtgtaccgtttaaaaaaaaaaaaaaactggttatCTTTTTAGATAATTTTGTTATGATTTTTCAAATTTTCAAAACTTAATTCCATactgtattaaaacattttaaacaatttttttgtaatttcaaTAATAATTCTTCATTGATAATAAAACTCAATTGTATATTTAGAAAAATGTAGAATATTAATTCTTCATTTGGTgtaatttttataaaaaatattttttaagcaaATAAAATTGTGCAGTTCAAATACCAAaaatattatctttttattattataaattattttttaacccaattatatactgtataaatacaaCTATGTTAGCTtagtttttagatatttttttatatccttttttacattttaaacctAATTATTTACTatattaaaaacagaaaatattaGCCTCCCTTTATTTAATTTGAATAATAGTTTTATTAATCAAACTCAATTAAAGCTTTagaaaaatgttgtatattatcctcacttctttaaaaaaaaatacttcgaatttttttaaagcaaataaaACTGAAttgtacaaataaaaaaatagtagcttctttttttctttttaaattttgttttgacttctaaaattaaaaaaagaaaaagaaaaaaggagctTCCTATCATGTaattttaataatattattttaatagATAATGAGACTCTATTGTTTtagaaaaatcaaaaaaattactCTGTTCATGTAATTCTTGAATAGATTTTTCCCAAAATTTTGATTTTTATCAAtactaaatttagaaaaaaaaaattctatgattttttcaattttaaaaaCGTATTTATTTATTGCTAAAAAAGAAAATGTATTACTTCTTATTTAATTtcaataataattttaaatagaTAGTCAAACTCAATGTATACTTAGAAAAATCTAAAATGTATTATCCTTGTTTCATCCAATTTTATTGAgatttaagaaaataaataaacagattTTAAAACTCTTGGCTTTCCAAGTCCCACCATTTAGACCAGCATTAGCGTActtggcccaagtattcattaaaacaaggcagaggttttatttaactgtaacattacacacagatggaacagtaacactgtgtttgaatgtaataaaataagacactgtattttaatcaagtgattatttggaacCACTAGAAGGAGCCAGCGTACCACTACTGGTGCtcgcaccacagtttgagaatcactggttcaAAACATAAAAATACAAGCTTCCTTTTTAGAAAATCTTTGTTACGAGTCTTccaacatttaaaaactaattatatactgtattacaaaaataaaatattataatgATATTATTCTCCTTTTACGTCATTTCAATagtatttttaataattaaaatcatttgtattttttagaaaaatataaaatattatcattttaatgtaattatttagatgtaaaaaaaaaactaaaaaaaaaacttaattgtacagttttaaagaaaaatctTAGCTTCTTTTTAgatcattttgatttttttttatatacatattttgtacaacattaacaaaaaaaaaaagaatatatatatataaaatatacaaaggTAGTTTATAT is a genomic window of Nerophis lumbriciformis linkage group LG11, RoL_Nlum_v2.1, whole genome shotgun sequence containing:
- the mrpl53 gene encoding large ribosomal subunit protein mL53, whose translation is MATKKTTVVLKTVKKIVAHFCPFESNVRSTREFLFFVGSEKVRSTNLNCEVMATVKHDRSEPVVDVTYVDGERLVMKGANLTSGEMLDAFQARCAAKDPQAKTAAK
- the fabp4a gene encoding fatty acid binding protein 4a; this translates as MVEKFVGTWRMVSSESFDDYMKAIGVGFAIRQVGNRTKPNLSVTVDDKGNVILKTQSAFKTSEIKFKLNEPFDETTADDRKTKTVFSLENGKLVQKQSWDGKETSIEREITDGKLIAKCIMGDVVAVRTYVKEA